From the Pectobacterium carotovorum genome, one window contains:
- a CDS encoding arabinose ABC transporter substrate-binding protein: protein MHKFTKALAAIGLAAVMSQSAMAENLKLGFLVKQPEEPWFQTEWKFADKAGKDLGFDVIKIAVPDGEKTLNAIDSLAASGAKGFVICTPDPKLGPAIMAKARSYDLKVIAVDDQFVNAKGQPMDTVPLVMMAATKIGERQGQELYKEMNKRGWKVDETAVMAITANELDTARRRTSGSMDALKAAGFPEKQIYQVPTKSNDIPGAFDAANSMLVQHPGVKNWLIIGMNDNTVLGGVRATEGQGFKAENVIGIGINGVDAVSELSKGQATGFFGSLLPSPDIHGYKSIQMLNDWVTKGVEPEKFTEVTDVVLITRDNFKVELEKKGLM, encoded by the coding sequence ATGCATAAATTCACTAAGGCGCTGGCAGCAATCGGGTTGGCTGCGGTTATGTCACAATCAGCTATGGCGGAGAACTTAAAGCTGGGATTTCTGGTTAAACAGCCGGAAGAGCCCTGGTTCCAGACCGAATGGAAGTTCGCTGATAAAGCAGGAAAAGATCTCGGTTTTGATGTGATAAAAATTGCGGTTCCCGATGGGGAAAAGACCCTGAACGCGATTGACAGCCTGGCGGCCAGTGGAGCAAAAGGTTTCGTTATCTGTACGCCCGATCCGAAGTTGGGGCCTGCCATTATGGCAAAAGCGCGCAGCTACGATCTGAAAGTGATCGCGGTTGACGATCAGTTCGTGAACGCCAAAGGCCAGCCGATGGATACGGTGCCGCTGGTGATGATGGCGGCCACCAAGATTGGTGAGCGTCAGGGGCAGGAACTGTATAAAGAAATGAACAAACGCGGCTGGAAAGTGGATGAAACGGCCGTGATGGCGATTACCGCGAACGAACTGGACACCGCGCGTCGCCGTACCTCTGGTTCTATGGATGCGCTGAAGGCGGCGGGTTTCCCAGAAAAACAGATCTATCAGGTGCCGACCAAATCTAACGATATCCCCGGTGCGTTTGATGCCGCTAACTCCATGCTGGTTCAGCACCCCGGTGTGAAAAACTGGCTGATTATCGGCATGAACGACAATACCGTACTGGGTGGCGTGCGTGCGACGGAAGGTCAGGGCTTTAAAGCCGAAAACGTGATTGGTATCGGTATCAACGGCGTGGATGCGGTCAGCGAGCTGTCCAAAGGTCAGGCGACTGGCTTCTTTGGTTCACTGCTGCCGAGCCCGGATATTCACGGTTACAAGAGTATCCAGATGCTGAACGACTGGGTCACCAAAGGTGTAGAGCCGGAGAAATTCACCGAAGTGACCGACGTGGTGCTGATCACTCGTGACAACTTTAAGGTCGAACTGGAGAAAAAAGGCCTGATGTAA
- the araG gene encoding L-arabinose ABC transporter ATP-binding protein AraG, with amino-acid sequence MTAQSPYLSFHGIGKEFPGVKALSDISFSCHAGQIHALMGENGAGKSTLLKILSGNYSPSAGEIHIQGKPVQFANTMDALNAGVAIIYQELHLVPEMTVAENIYLGQLPHKYGMVNYSILRYEAKLQLQHLGLDIDPDTPLKYLSIGQWQMVEIAKALARNAKIIAFDEPTSSLSAREIEQLFRVITELRSEGRVILYVSHRMEEIFALSDAITVFKDGRYVRTFDDMQQVNHESLVQAMVGRNLGDIYGYAPRPHGEARLTLKDVKAPGVKSTVSLNVKQGEIVGLFGLVGAGRSELMKGLFGATKITGGQVLLDGKPLVVNSPIDAIRQGVMLCPEDRKADGIIPVHSVRDNINISARRKSLKAGFIINNQWEADNASERIAALNIKTPSDEQLIMNLSGGNQQKAILGRWLSEEMKVILLDEPTRGIDVGAKHEIYHVIYELANQGIAVLFASSDLPEVLGLADRIIVMREGAISGELLHADATEQKVLSLAMLRTPDIESAVA; translated from the coding sequence ATGACAGCACAGTCACCCTATTTGTCGTTTCATGGGATTGGTAAAGAATTTCCCGGTGTTAAGGCGCTTTCGGATATCAGTTTTTCCTGCCATGCCGGCCAGATCCATGCATTGATGGGGGAAAACGGGGCGGGCAAATCAACGCTGTTAAAGATCCTGAGCGGCAACTATTCACCGTCAGCGGGTGAAATCCATATTCAGGGCAAACCTGTGCAGTTTGCTAACACGATGGACGCCCTGAATGCGGGTGTTGCCATCATTTATCAGGAACTGCACCTGGTGCCGGAAATGACGGTCGCCGAGAACATCTATCTGGGGCAACTGCCGCATAAATACGGCATGGTGAACTATTCGATACTGCGCTATGAAGCCAAGCTCCAGCTACAGCATCTGGGACTGGATATCGATCCTGATACCCCGCTGAAATACCTGTCTATCGGGCAATGGCAGATGGTGGAAATCGCCAAGGCGTTGGCCCGCAACGCCAAAATTATTGCTTTTGATGAACCGACCAGTTCGCTGTCTGCCCGTGAGATCGAGCAGCTTTTTCGCGTGATTACGGAATTGCGCAGCGAAGGCCGGGTCATTTTGTACGTTTCGCACCGAATGGAAGAAATTTTTGCGCTGAGCGATGCCATTACCGTATTTAAAGATGGTCGCTATGTGCGCACGTTTGACGATATGCAGCAGGTGAACCATGAGTCGCTGGTACAGGCGATGGTAGGGCGTAACCTGGGGGATATCTATGGCTATGCGCCGCGTCCGCACGGCGAAGCGCGTTTGACGCTGAAAGACGTGAAAGCGCCGGGCGTGAAATCCACCGTGTCCCTGAACGTGAAGCAGGGGGAAATTGTCGGGCTATTTGGTCTGGTAGGCGCTGGCCGCAGCGAACTGATGAAAGGGCTGTTTGGCGCGACCAAAATCACTGGCGGTCAGGTGCTGCTGGATGGCAAGCCGCTGGTGGTGAATTCCCCCATCGACGCGATTCGCCAGGGCGTGATGCTCTGCCCAGAAGATCGTAAAGCGGACGGTATCATTCCTGTCCACTCGGTGCGTGACAACATCAATATCAGCGCAAGACGTAAGAGCCTGAAAGCCGGTTTTATTATTAATAATCAGTGGGAGGCGGATAACGCCTCGGAACGGATTGCGGCGCTGAATATCAAAACGCCGTCCGATGAACAGCTGATTATGAATCTTTCCGGCGGAAACCAGCAGAAAGCCATTCTTGGCCGCTGGCTGTCCGAAGAGATGAAGGTCATTTTGCTCGATGAACCCACGCGCGGCATTGACGTTGGCGCGAAGCACGAAATTTATCATGTCATCTATGAACTGGCGAATCAGGGGATCGCGGTGCTGTTTGCCTCCAGCGATTTACCAGAAGTGCTTGGGCTAGCCGACCGGATTATCGTCATGCGCGAAGGGGCGATTTCCGGCGAACTGCTGCATGCCGATGCCACGGAGCAGAAGGTGCTCAGTCTGGCTATGTTACGAACCCCCGATATCGAATCTGCGGTTGCCTGA
- the araH gene encoding L-arabinose ABC transporter permease AraH → MSTVTSATSEKKNGSSGLSRIWDNYGMLVVFAVLFLGCAIFVPNFATFINMKGLGLAISMSGMVACGMLFCLASGDFDLSVASIIACAGVATAVVINISESLWIGVSAGLLLGVVFGLLNGFVIARLKINALITTLATMQIARGLAYIISDGKAVGIEDERFFALGYANWLGLPAPIWITIGCMILFGLLLNKTTFGRNTLAIGGNEEAARLAGVPVVRTKIIIFALSGLVSAAAGIILASRMTSGQPMTSIGYELIVISACVLGGVSLKGGIGKISYVVAGVLILGTVENAMNLLNISPFAQYVVRGLILLAAVIFDRYKQLAKKTV, encoded by the coding sequence ATGTCAACGGTTACGTCTGCAACCTCAGAGAAGAAGAACGGCAGTTCGGGGTTATCCCGCATTTGGGATAACTACGGCATGCTGGTGGTTTTTGCCGTGCTGTTTCTTGGCTGTGCGATATTTGTCCCGAATTTCGCGACGTTTATCAATATGAAAGGGCTGGGGCTGGCGATCTCCATGTCCGGCATGGTGGCCTGCGGGATGCTGTTCTGTCTGGCTTCTGGCGATTTCGACCTGTCGGTGGCCTCCATTATTGCCTGCGCCGGGGTGGCCACGGCAGTGGTGATCAATATCAGCGAGAGCCTGTGGATCGGGGTGAGTGCCGGGCTGCTGCTGGGCGTGGTGTTCGGTTTGCTCAACGGGTTTGTGATTGCCCGTTTGAAGATCAACGCGCTGATCACCACGCTGGCGACGATGCAGATTGCACGTGGTCTGGCGTACATCATTTCCGATGGTAAAGCGGTAGGGATTGAAGATGAGCGTTTCTTCGCGCTGGGCTATGCCAACTGGCTGGGCTTACCTGCGCCAATCTGGATCACTATCGGCTGCATGATTCTGTTTGGGCTGCTGCTGAACAAAACCACGTTTGGCCGCAATACGCTGGCGATTGGGGGCAATGAAGAAGCGGCGCGTCTAGCCGGGGTACCGGTGGTGCGTACCAAGATCATCATTTTCGCTTTGTCCGGCCTGGTGTCAGCCGCTGCGGGGATCATTTTGGCCTCGCGCATGACCAGCGGCCAGCCGATGACCTCCATCGGATATGAGCTGATCGTGATTTCTGCCTGTGTGCTGGGGGGGGTGTCGCTGAAGGGCGGGATCGGTAAAATTTCTTACGTGGTGGCCGGCGTACTGATTTTGGGTACGGTGGAGAACGCGATGAACCTGCTGAATATCTCGCCGTTTGCCCAGTATGTGGTGCGCGGTCTGATTCTGCTGGCGGCGGTTATCTTCGACCGCTACAAACAGCTGGCGAAGAAAACGGTATAA
- the araC gene encoding arabinose operon transcriptional regulator AraC, whose product MYHRMAHESQPNPLLPGYSFNAYLVAGLTPILAEGPLDFFIDRPDGMKGYIINLTMKGQGQVFDGDETFFCNPGDLLLFPPKSKHFYGRSPSSDCWYHRWVYFRPRAYWADWLEWHTKSSGIGRMSLPNNQLLLEFDRLFANIEQTQRSGRRFSEELGMNLLERLLLRAMEEDPQSPQKIMDPRVIEACQFITSNLAGELRIDEVARHVCLSPSRLAHLFREQVGINILRWREDQRVIRAKLLLQTTQESIANIGRVVGYDDQLYFSRVFRKRVGVSPSDFRRRSSEINYPAAKTLPVAWGERMPNAVGG is encoded by the coding sequence ATGTATCACCGTATGGCGCATGAATCTCAGCCTAATCCGCTGCTGCCGGGATATTCGTTCAACGCTTACCTCGTGGCAGGTCTGACGCCGATTTTGGCAGAAGGACCGCTCGACTTCTTTATCGATCGCCCCGATGGTATGAAAGGCTACATCATTAATCTCACCATGAAAGGACAGGGCCAGGTCTTTGATGGCGATGAGACCTTTTTCTGCAATCCTGGCGATCTGCTGCTGTTCCCGCCGAAATCGAAGCATTTCTATGGTCGTTCACCGAGCAGTGACTGCTGGTATCACCGCTGGGTCTATTTTCGCCCGCGTGCCTACTGGGCCGACTGGCTGGAATGGCATACCAAAAGCAGCGGCATTGGCCGCATGAGCCTGCCGAATAACCAGTTACTACTGGAGTTCGACAGGCTGTTTGCCAATATAGAGCAGACGCAGCGTTCCGGGCGTCGTTTTTCAGAAGAGTTGGGCATGAATCTGCTGGAACGCCTGTTGCTCCGCGCGATGGAAGAAGATCCGCAGAGCCCGCAGAAGATCATGGATCCGCGCGTGATAGAAGCCTGCCAGTTTATTACCAGCAATCTGGCCGGAGAGCTGCGTATTGACGAAGTCGCACGGCACGTTTGTCTGTCGCCGTCGCGGCTGGCGCATCTGTTCCGTGAACAGGTGGGCATTAATATTTTGCGCTGGCGTGAAGATCAGCGTGTCATCCGCGCCAAGCTGTTATTGCAGACAACGCAGGAATCTATCGCCAACATTGGCCGCGTGGTGGGGTATGACGACCAGCTTTATTTCTCACGCGTGTTCCGTAAGCGAGTCGGCGTCAGCCCCAGTGATTTCCGCCGTCGCAGCAGTGAAATCAACTATCCGGCAGCCAAAACGTTGCCTGTAGCGTGGGGAGAGCGGATGCCCAATGCCGTAGGCGGCTAA
- a CDS encoding oxidoreductase: MSETVRVGLLGYGYASKTFHAPLIAGTAGMELVAVSSSSAEKVHADWANLRVEKDPQALFNDPDIDLIVIPTPNDTHFPLAKQALEAGKHVVVDKPFTVTLSQAYDLGAIADRVGKMLSVFHNRRWDSDFLTLKQLLSAGTLGNVVYMESHFDRFRPEVRQRWREDGSEGSGIWYDLGPHLLDQALELFGLPVAIQVDMAQLRPGSKATDYFHATLIYPQRRVVLHASMLAAAASARYTVHGTRGSFVKYGLDPQEDRLKAGERPPLADWGQDKRDGVLTLSRDGITAEQTVATIPGNYPAYYAAVRDALLGKGENPVSVHQAIQVMELIELGLLSHEQKKAVTLKNS; this comes from the coding sequence ATGAGTGAGACCGTTCGTGTTGGACTGCTGGGCTACGGCTATGCCAGTAAGACATTCCACGCGCCGTTGATTGCAGGTACGGCAGGTATGGAGCTGGTGGCTGTGTCCAGCAGCAGTGCTGAAAAAGTGCATGCGGATTGGGCAAATCTGCGAGTAGAGAAAGACCCTCAGGCGTTATTTAACGATCCCGATATTGACCTCATTGTTATTCCTACCCCCAATGACACGCACTTCCCGCTAGCGAAACAGGCTCTGGAAGCGGGCAAACATGTCGTCGTCGATAAGCCTTTTACGGTGACGTTGTCACAAGCATACGACTTGGGTGCCATCGCCGACCGTGTCGGAAAAATGCTTTCTGTTTTCCATAACCGCCGTTGGGACAGCGATTTTCTGACGCTGAAACAGCTGCTGTCAGCGGGAACGTTAGGGAATGTGGTGTACATGGAATCACATTTCGATCGCTTCCGCCCTGAAGTTCGCCAGCGCTGGCGTGAAGACGGCAGCGAAGGCAGCGGGATCTGGTACGATCTGGGGCCGCACTTGCTTGATCAGGCATTAGAGCTGTTTGGTTTGCCGGTGGCGATTCAGGTGGACATGGCGCAACTGAGACCGGGGAGTAAGGCAACGGATTATTTCCATGCGACGCTGATTTACCCACAGCGCCGGGTGGTTCTGCACGCCAGCATGCTGGCGGCGGCGGCTTCTGCACGTTATACCGTGCACGGCACGCGCGGCAGCTTTGTAAAATACGGGCTCGACCCGCAGGAAGATCGTCTGAAAGCGGGTGAACGTCCACCGCTGGCCGATTGGGGACAGGATAAGCGTGATGGCGTGCTGACGCTGTCTCGTGATGGCATCACGGCGGAGCAAACGGTCGCCACGATTCCGGGCAACTATCCGGCTTACTATGCCGCCGTACGCGATGCGCTGCTCGGTAAAGGAGAAAACCCCGTTAGCGTGCATCAGGCCATTCAGGTGATGGAACTGATCGAACTGGGGCTGCTTTCTCATGAGCAGAAAAAAGCCGTCACGCTGAAAAATAGCTAG
- a CDS encoding bile acid:sodium symporter family protein — MGWLQRLRIDKFLLVLILVVLTASILPAEGGVKVFFEYLTTAAIALLFFMHGAKLSREAITAGMGHWRLHLVVFASTFILFPLLGIGMSLLSPVVLTPTLYLGFLYLCALPATVQSAIAYTSMAGGNVAAAICSASASSILGVFLSPILVGLLMHTQGGETDTLHAIGSIIMQLMVPFVIGHLSRPLIAGWVDRHRKLINITDRSSILLVVYVAFSEAVVQGIWGQINGWSLLAVVGCSMVLLAIVLVVNTLAARKLGFNTADEITIVFCGSKKSLANGIPMANVLFPAAAVGAMVLPLMIFHQIQLMVCAALAQRYAKRLHKEQDTPRQ, encoded by the coding sequence ATGGGGTGGTTACAACGGTTACGCATTGATAAGTTTTTATTGGTTCTGATTCTGGTTGTGCTGACGGCGTCGATTCTTCCTGCTGAAGGCGGCGTGAAGGTCTTCTTTGAGTATCTGACAACGGCGGCGATTGCTCTCCTGTTCTTTATGCACGGCGCAAAGCTCTCGCGCGAAGCGATTACCGCAGGGATGGGGCACTGGCGTTTGCATTTGGTGGTGTTTGCCAGCACGTTTATTCTGTTCCCGCTGCTGGGCATCGGCATGAGCCTGCTGTCGCCAGTTGTGCTGACGCCGACCTTGTATCTTGGCTTCCTCTATCTGTGTGCGCTTCCAGCGACGGTGCAATCGGCGATTGCTTATACCTCAATGGCTGGCGGCAACGTGGCGGCGGCGATCTGTAGTGCATCTGCATCCAGTATTTTAGGCGTGTTTCTTTCGCCGATTCTGGTCGGTTTGTTGATGCACACGCAGGGCGGAGAAACGGATACGCTGCATGCTATCGGTTCCATTATCATGCAGCTGATGGTGCCTTTCGTGATTGGCCATCTGTCTCGTCCCCTAATTGCGGGCTGGGTCGATCGCCACCGTAAGTTGATTAATATTACTGACCGGTCATCAATTCTTTTGGTGGTCTATGTCGCTTTCAGCGAAGCGGTTGTGCAGGGGATTTGGGGACAAATCAACGGCTGGTCATTGCTCGCCGTCGTTGGCTGTTCGATGGTGCTGTTAGCGATTGTGCTGGTGGTCAATACGCTGGCGGCCCGCAAGCTGGGCTTTAACACCGCCGATGAAATCACCATTGTCTTCTGTGGTTCGAAGAAGAGCCTGGCGAATGGGATCCCGATGGCAAACGTACTGTTTCCTGCCGCGGCTGTCGGAGCGATGGTGTTGCCGCTGATGATTTTCCATCAAATTCAGCTGATGGTTTGTGCTGCCTTGGCCCAACGTTATGCCAAACGGCTGCACAAGGAACAGGATACGCCTCGTCAGTAA
- a CDS encoding SgcJ/EcaC family oxidoreductase translates to MFKKTVLTLAMLGTLASASVQAAQSMECVKTSKKEIASLFDRWNASLQTGDAKMVAKNYAPDAVLLPTLSDKPRTTDAERIDYFEHFLAKKPVGKIDTSTIRIGCNKAVDTGTYTFTFGDGSVAKARYTYTYAWDAKQKQWLITTHHSSANPTS, encoded by the coding sequence ATGTTTAAAAAAACGGTGTTAACTTTAGCGATGTTAGGGACGCTGGCTTCCGCATCTGTGCAGGCTGCTCAGAGTATGGAATGTGTAAAAACCAGCAAAAAAGAAATTGCGTCGTTATTTGACCGTTGGAATGCATCGCTACAGACGGGGGATGCGAAGATGGTGGCGAAAAACTATGCGCCAGACGCGGTGCTGCTGCCGACGCTGTCCGATAAACCGCGTACGACTGACGCAGAGCGCATTGATTACTTCGAACACTTCCTGGCGAAAAAGCCGGTTGGCAAGATTGATACCAGCACGATCCGTATCGGCTGTAATAAGGCCGTTGATACCGGAACCTACACCTTCACATTCGGTGATGGTAGCGTAGCCAAAGCGCGCTATACCTACACTTACGCCTGGGACGCGAAACAGAAGCAGTGGTTGATCACCACGCACCATTCTTCGGCGAACCCGACCAGCTGA
- the add gene encoding adenosine deaminase — MIDLHLPLTDIHRHLDGNIRAQSILELGHQYNVALPARDLEALRPHVQVTKNEPDLVSFLQKLDWGVAVLGSLDACRRVAYENVEDAVKAGLDYAELRFSPYYMAMNHKLPVAGVVEAVIDGITAGCRDFDTDIRLIGIMSRTFGTEACQQELDALLSQRDRIVALDLAGDELGHPGALFTSHFRQARDAGWHITVHAGEAAGPESIWQAINHLGAERIGHGVTAIIDPRLMTHMAEHGIGIESCLTSNIQTSTVESLDKHPLIHFLRYEIPATINTDDPAVQGIEIRHEYEVAAPLAGLTTVETRKAQENGLNIAFISEQEKQQLREKVLRKRNAA, encoded by the coding sequence ATGATTGATTTACACCTGCCATTGACGGATATCCACCGCCATTTGGATGGCAATATCCGTGCCCAGAGTATTCTGGAGCTCGGACACCAGTACAATGTAGCGTTACCTGCCCGCGATCTTGAAGCGCTTCGACCTCACGTTCAGGTCACCAAAAATGAACCTGACCTGGTGAGCTTTTTACAAAAACTCGACTGGGGCGTAGCCGTGCTCGGTTCACTGGACGCCTGTCGCCGCGTCGCTTATGAGAACGTTGAAGATGCCGTGAAAGCCGGCTTGGATTACGCCGAACTGCGTTTCTCCCCCTACTATATGGCGATGAACCACAAGCTTCCGGTTGCTGGCGTGGTTGAAGCAGTGATCGACGGCATTACCGCGGGCTGCCGTGATTTCGATACCGATATTCGCCTGATTGGCATCATGAGCCGGACATTCGGCACCGAGGCGTGCCAACAAGAGTTGGATGCCCTGCTGTCCCAGCGTGACCGCATCGTCGCACTCGATCTGGCTGGTGATGAGCTGGGACACCCTGGTGCGCTATTCACTTCCCATTTCCGACAGGCTCGCGATGCCGGTTGGCACATCACGGTTCACGCCGGTGAAGCGGCCGGGCCGGAAAGTATCTGGCAGGCGATTAATCATCTGGGCGCAGAGCGTATCGGACACGGCGTGACCGCCATTATCGATCCGCGTCTGATGACGCACATGGCAGAACATGGGATCGGTATTGAATCCTGCCTGACATCCAACATTCAGACCAGTACGGTGGAATCCCTGGATAAGCACCCGCTCATCCACTTCCTGCGTTATGAAATCCCCGCCACGATCAATACGGACGACCCAGCGGTTCAGGGCATAGAGATCCGTCACGAATATGAAGTCGCCGCACCACTTGCCGGCCTGACAACGGTAGAAACCCGTAAAGCGCAGGAAAACGGCCTGAACATTGCGTTTATCAGCGAGCAGGAAAAGCAGCAACTGCGTGAAAAGGTTCTGCGGAAACGTAACGCTGCCTGA
- a CDS encoding arsenic resistance protein, producing MSALKPFLESHQAAIYFVAVIAAVATAMVLPETEQWDVTINPALALMLFVTFLQVPLTTIGKSITQIRFIGALLVANFIVIPLLVAALLPFLPAEPLVKLGIILVLLAPCIDYVVTFAHLGRADAARLLAATPILLLLQMLALPFYLTLFLGHDAAGLIVFAPFINAFIWLIAVPLALAALLQWLAARQRTIAIFTDAFGYLPVPATALVLFIVVAAVIPQLRATWATVLLAVPFYLLFALLAPLLGWFTGRAFRLDSTGGRAVAFSASTRNSLVILPLALAIPGALPLLPAVIVSQTLVELISELIYIRAIPKLNARDAGQEKQ from the coding sequence ATGTCCGCGTTAAAACCCTTTCTGGAATCCCATCAGGCCGCGATCTACTTTGTTGCCGTGATAGCGGCGGTGGCAACGGCTATGGTGCTGCCAGAAACTGAGCAATGGGATGTCACGATTAATCCGGCGCTGGCGCTGATGCTGTTTGTCACGTTCCTGCAAGTGCCGCTGACCACGATCGGAAAAAGCATCACTCAGATCAGATTCATCGGCGCACTGCTCGTTGCCAACTTCATCGTGATTCCCTTGCTGGTCGCGGCGCTGCTGCCCTTTCTCCCTGCCGAACCGCTGGTGAAGCTGGGCATCATACTGGTGTTACTCGCCCCCTGTATTGACTACGTGGTGACATTCGCGCATCTGGGGCGTGCCGATGCCGCGCGCCTGTTGGCCGCAACGCCTATTTTACTGTTGCTGCAAATGCTGGCCTTGCCCTTCTACCTGACGCTATTTCTCGGCCACGACGCCGCCGGGCTCATCGTCTTCGCCCCCTTTATCAATGCGTTTATCTGGCTGATTGCCGTGCCTTTAGCGCTGGCAGCGCTTCTGCAATGGCTGGCGGCACGCCAGCGCACGATAGCGATATTTACAGATGCATTCGGCTATCTCCCCGTTCCGGCTACCGCACTAGTGCTGTTTATCGTGGTGGCGGCGGTTATTCCACAGCTGCGCGCCACCTGGGCGACCGTGCTGCTTGCGGTACCGTTTTACCTACTCTTCGCGCTACTGGCACCGCTACTCGGCTGGTTCACTGGCCGCGCGTTCCGGTTGGATTCCACTGGCGGACGCGCTGTGGCCTTTAGCGCCAGTACGCGTAATTCTCTGGTTATCTTGCCGCTGGCGCTGGCTATACCGGGCGCGCTGCCGCTACTTCCCGCGGTCATCGTCAGCCAAACCTTAGTGGAATTAATCAGCGAGCTCATTTATATCCGGGCGATCCCTAAGTTGAACGCTCGTGACGCAGGGCAGGAAAAGCAATAA
- a CDS encoding YdgA family protein, protein MKKSLVAVGIIVALGAVWTGASWYTGKQLAQQIDGFTDTLNTKLKQSYPNAGLKVVYRDYQGGIFSSTLSYVLQTDGTAKGAQFLAPGEELVFNETVSHGPFPLAQLKKFNLVPAMASVHTELANTPAVKAWFELTKDKPFFTSETRVAYNGDTQSLVTLAPIDHQSPEQKFSFSGAEALVDIGHDLRSSKLDTTISSVKMERKNAWGQTENVDIADFAIKGTNQKGKFDLDLGDGSLSFKAMTFTVEGGDPVTLNDFSLQSSSTEDDKNLAGKMAVSLGSLVIGDRNLGSGNVNMSISQLDGAGTKQFLTAYQEKVQKLLQDTAVVDPDAYQHDVAMSVLQYLPQLLKGNPSIEISPISWKNSKGEGTFTLALDLTDPLQSTDKANDPTLSDEEKIIRQSVKKLDAKLNLPLDMLAELMVLSAPKTANAEEQKQLADMAKQQVNMMADMGQENQLSVTKDNAITSSLHYADGQIDFNGNKIALADFIAPYFSVPTEEGEESLPGAQEEPVTPPAQ, encoded by the coding sequence ATGAAGAAGTCGTTAGTCGCCGTAGGCATTATTGTTGCTCTGGGTGCCGTCTGGACCGGCGCATCCTGGTACACCGGCAAACAGTTGGCTCAGCAGATTGATGGTTTTACCGATACGCTGAATACTAAACTCAAGCAATCCTACCCGAACGCTGGATTGAAAGTCGTCTATCGCGACTATCAGGGCGGCATTTTCAGCAGCACGCTGTCCTATGTTTTACAGACAGACGGTACAGCAAAAGGCGCACAGTTCCTCGCCCCCGGTGAAGAACTGGTCTTCAACGAAACGGTATCTCACGGCCCATTCCCGCTGGCACAGCTCAAGAAATTCAACCTCGTCCCGGCGATGGCTTCTGTCCATACCGAGCTAGCCAACACGCCAGCAGTTAAAGCCTGGTTTGAGCTAACGAAGGATAAGCCGTTCTTTACGTCCGAAACTCGTGTCGCCTACAACGGTGATACGCAGTCACTCGTGACGCTGGCTCCTATCGACCACCAATCGCCAGAACAGAAATTCTCCTTCAGCGGCGCGGAAGCGCTGGTGGATATCGGGCACGATCTGCGCAGCAGCAAACTGGACACCACCATCAGCAGCGTGAAGATGGAAAGGAAAAATGCCTGGGGCCAGACAGAGAACGTCGATATCGCCGATTTCGCCATCAAAGGGACCAATCAAAAAGGCAAATTCGATCTTGATCTCGGCGATGGCAGCCTGTCCTTTAAAGCGATGACGTTTACCGTAGAAGGCGGCGATCCCGTAACCCTGAACGACTTCTCTCTGCAAAGCAGCTCAACGGAAGATGACAAGAATCTGGCGGGCAAAATGGCAGTGTCGCTGGGTTCCTTAGTTATCGGTGACCGTAATCTGGGCTCTGGTAACGTAAACATGTCCATCTCACAGCTTGATGGCGCAGGCACCAAGCAGTTCCTCACCGCCTATCAGGAAAAAGTGCAGAAACTGTTGCAGGATACCGCCGTTGTGGATCCCGATGCTTACCAGCACGACGTCGCCATGTCTGTTCTGCAATACCTGCCACAGTTGCTGAAAGGCAACCCAAGCATTGAGATTTCCCCCATTAGTTGGAAAAACAGCAAAGGTGAAGGGACGTTTACGCTGGCGCTGGATTTAACCGATCCATTGCAGAGCACGGATAAAGCGAATGATCCGACCCTCTCGGATGAAGAAAAAATCATTCGTCAGTCGGTCAAAAAACTCGATGCCAAACTCAATCTGCCGCTGGATATGCTGGCGGAGTTGATGGTACTGAGCGCGCCCAAAACAGCCAATGCGGAAGAGCAAAAGCAGCTGGCAGACATGGCGAAACAACAGGTTAATATGATGGCCGATATGGGTCAGGAGAACCAGTTGAGCGTCACGAAAGACAACGCGATTACCAGTTCACTGCACTATGCCGATGGTCAAATTGACTTCAACGGCAACAAAATAGCATTGGCCGACTTCATTGCCCCTTACTTCTCCGTTCCAACGGAAGAAGGTGAAGAGTCTCTGCCTGGTGCACAGGAAGAGCCCGTCACGCCACCGGCACAGTAA